The Aliiroseovarius pelagivivens genome contains a region encoding:
- the deoD gene encoding purine-nucleoside phosphorylase, producing MTVHIGAEQGQIAETVLMPGDPYRARWAAETFLEGAELVNEVRGMLGFTGTYKGNRVTIQGSGMGMPSISIYANELIRDYGAKTLIRIGSCGGMQPHVKVRDVVIAMTCTTVGTPSNTIFRELNYSPCADYGLLEAAVAAARGRDVGVHVGGIYSSDTFYDERPDLNKEMTRHGILGVEMEAAELYTLANRYGVRALGIMTVSDHLQTGEALPSDQREKTFGDMVEIALEAAFA from the coding sequence ATGACCGTCCATATCGGGGCCGAACAGGGCCAAATCGCAGAAACCGTTCTGATGCCGGGCGACCCCTATCGGGCGCGCTGGGCCGCTGAAACCTTTCTTGAAGGGGCAGAACTGGTCAACGAAGTGCGCGGGATGCTGGGCTTTACCGGCACCTACAAGGGCAACCGCGTGACCATTCAGGGATCTGGGATGGGAATGCCGTCGATCTCGATCTATGCGAACGAGCTGATCCGCGATTACGGTGCGAAGACGCTGATCCGCATCGGGTCTTGCGGGGGCATGCAGCCTCATGTGAAAGTTCGTGACGTCGTGATCGCGATGACCTGCACAACCGTGGGCACGCCGTCGAACACCATTTTTCGAGAGCTGAACTACTCGCCCTGCGCTGATTACGGTCTTTTGGAAGCCGCTGTTGCAGCCGCACGTGGCCGCGATGTCGGCGTGCATGTGGGTGGGATCTACAGTTCGGACACGTTCTATGACGAACGCCCAGACCTGAACAAAGAGATGACCCGCCACGGCATTCTGGGGGTCGAGATGGAAGCCGCCGAACTTTACACGCTGGCCAACCGCTATGGCGTACGGGCTTTGGGGATCATGACGGTTTCTGATCACTTGCAAACCGGAGAGGCGTTGCCCTCGGACCAACGCGAGAAGACCTTTGGAGATATGGTTGAGATTGCACTTGAGGCCGCCTTCGCCTGA